In Mytilus trossulus isolate FHL-02 chromosome 6, PNRI_Mtr1.1.1.hap1, whole genome shotgun sequence, a single window of DNA contains:
- the LOC134723137 gene encoding uncharacterized protein LOC134723137, translating to MDYQDKDARVFAKVKDLEVSAGARVYGDKSEDAELCMLEADAKANVQHSYFGVGAGAEAEAQVFNFKDPKSKTAVRAFGADVKANAGLDLKAFTEKDHYLGAEVKARGTLVEAKGGPFGVHLGAGVSTAAKMENGTLDAKLAGCGLKVGKRIGVAVFDNEFSIETLSIFGKGWLWGDFD from the coding sequence ATGGACTACCAGGATAAGGATGCAAGAGTTTTTGCAAAAGTCAAAGATCTGGAAGTATCAGCAGGGGCAAGGGTATATGGAGATAAAAGTGAAGACGCCGAATTATGTATGTTGGAAGCAGATGCAAAAGCTAATGTTCAACACAGTTACTTTGGAGTCGGAGCAGGAGCGGAAGCCGAAGCACAAGTCTTTAATTTCAAGGACCCCAAATCAAAAACCGCTGTTCGAGCTTTTGGAGCTGATGTCAAGGCAAATGCTGGATTGGATTTAAAGGCATTTACTGAAAAGGACCATTATTTGGGAGCTGAAGTTAAAGCTAGGGGAACATTGGTAGAAGCTAAAGGTGGACCTTTTGGGGTTCATCTTGGGGCTGGTGTTTCTACAGCGGCAAAGATGGAAAATGGAACCTTAGACGCAAAGCTTGCTGGGTGTGGGCTGAAAGTTGGTAAACGTATCGGAGTTGCCGTTTTTGACAATGAATTCTCAATCGAAACATTATCTATTTTTGGCAAAGGATGGCTATGGGGTGATTTTGATTGA